The Clostridiales bacterium genome has a window encoding:
- a CDS encoding methyl-accepting chemotaxis protein produces MNWLKDFGKILIKWFNNLRIVYKLTISFFIISIFIGLVGFIGISNMGKINSNAVSMYDYNLVSLNKLNDIKNNSQQVYSEILILTYARDINKIKRSERHLNELKNENNQYIKEFEDLGLAQNVNVLMVQYKKYLEDYVNSYSKLVELAKDHKYEEAEAILPDVSEIETNMADVINSIINLNIKHAYNANINNKSIYRKSLYAMTGIIISGLSIAIMLGFLISYLISKQINKVLDLGRAIGKGDLTQKISINTKDEIGKVSTELSRASENTRRLIMEITGSSEKIALSSNKLSSTIKGTLSRMQRISEAAEQIYKGTEELGTTSEEVGASAEEIMASIDELGNKAKNGSISSKQIKERAIKIKEKCVGSINTSKNIYKDKHTKILKAIEELKVVDEVKSMAKSISSIAAQTSLLALNASIEAARAGEHGRGFAVIANDIRKLSEKSNTTARSINKTMIKLEEAFNDITINAQDILDFIENNANPDYKLIIETGMKYEDDAKFVSKTSEEMSLEVSSMITSVKQISNAVYTIALTSQKFVSGSKAILDSINDVKISVEDATESIEGQTTLVEKFNTLVKKFKI; encoded by the coding sequence ATGAACTGGCTTAAAGATTTTGGAAAAATATTGATAAAATGGTTTAATAACTTGAGAATAGTGTATAAGCTGACAATATCTTTTTTTATAATATCCATCTTTATAGGGCTGGTAGGGTTTATTGGAATATCGAATATGGGAAAAATAAACAGCAATGCTGTTTCAATGTATGATTATAATCTGGTATCCTTGAATAAACTTAATGATATCAAAAACAATTCTCAGCAGGTATATAGTGAAATCCTCATCCTCACCTATGCAAGGGATATAAATAAAATAAAACGGTCAGAAAGGCATTTGAATGAGCTTAAAAATGAAAATAACCAGTATATAAAAGAATTCGAGGACTTGGGTTTAGCGCAGAATGTAAATGTGCTAATGGTACAATATAAAAAATACCTCGAGGATTATGTAAATTCATACAGTAAACTTGTTGAATTGGCCAAAGATCATAAATATGAAGAAGCTGAGGCAATCCTGCCTGATGTTTCCGAGATCGAAACCAACATGGCGGATGTGATCAATTCAATAATAAATTTAAATATCAAACATGCTTACAATGCTAACATCAACAATAAATCGATATATAGAAAGTCCTTATATGCAATGACCGGCATAATAATCTCGGGATTGTCGATTGCGATAATGCTGGGATTTTTAATTTCTTATCTGATATCAAAACAGATCAATAAAGTACTGGATCTAGGCAGAGCCATCGGAAAAGGTGACTTGACCCAAAAGATCAGTATTAACACGAAAGATGAGATAGGCAAAGTCTCTACCGAATTAAGCAGGGCAAGCGAGAATACGAGAAGACTGATAATGGAAATCACCGGGAGTTCTGAAAAAATAGCCCTCTCAAGCAATAAGTTGTCCTCCACAATCAAGGGCACGCTATCGAGGATGCAGCGCATCAGCGAGGCGGCGGAACAGATATACAAGGGAACTGAAGAATTAGGTACTACATCGGAAGAGGTCGGGGCATCAGCGGAAGAGATCATGGCATCCATTGATGAACTTGGCAATAAGGCAAAGAACGGGAGTATATCTTCTAAACAGATAAAGGAACGCGCAATTAAAATTAAAGAGAAGTGTGTCGGCTCTATAAATACAAGTAAAAACATATATAAGGATAAGCATACAAAGATTCTTAAGGCGATTGAAGAATTAAAAGTGGTTGACGAAGTCAAAAGCATGGCAAAATCCATTTCGAGCATCGCAGCGCAGACCAGTTTACTTGCTCTGAATGCATCAATTGAAGCCGCAAGGGCAGGAGAGCATGGAAGAGGATTTGCGGTTATTGCCAACGATATTCGTAAACTTTCCGAAAAATCAAATACAACCGCCCGCAGCATAAACAAAACTATGATAAAATTAGAGGAAGCATTCAATGATATCACCATAAATGCCCAGGATATTTTAGATTTCATCGAAAATAATGCCAATCCGGATTATAAATTAATAATAGAAACTGGAATGAAGTATGAGGATGATGCCAAATTTGTAAGCAAAACGTCTGAAGAAATGAGTTTGGAAGTAAGTTCTATGATAACCTCGGTCAAGCAAATCAGCAATGCCGTTTACACTATAGCTTTAACGTCCCAGAAATTCGTATCCGGCTCTAAAGCTATCTTAGACAGTATCAATGATGTTAAAATCTCTGTTGAAGACGCAACCGAATCAATAGAAGGCCAGACCACGCTGGTAGAAAAATTTAATACCTTAGTTAAAAAGTTTAAGATATAG
- a CDS encoding MotA/TolQ/ExbB proton channel family protein gives MRRKDFSTALGLLSGVLVITLSLIWGQKDIGKTFMLFFDVPSIFIVIFGSFSSIIISFKWETVKNIPNVLKTAFMSKEESKIDIIRMFIDLSKQARREGLLSLENEIDKINDNYIKSGVQMIIDGFEEDSIQKTMELAMDKTEERHKKYVQVFRMWANLAPSYGMLGTFIGLILMMANFKDMSRFSSAFATVLVTSFYGAVLSNLVFAPLANKLDIKNSDELNKMELVLEGIMDIHSGVNPRIMEENLKTFLSAKEKKEYELSNGQRNQEEAVIRNAA, from the coding sequence ATGAGAAGAAAAGATTTTTCAACTGCTCTTGGTCTATTGTCAGGAGTACTGGTTATCACACTAAGCTTAATATGGGGACAAAAGGATATCGGAAAGACATTCATGCTTTTCTTTGATGTACCTTCAATCTTCATTGTAATATTTGGCTCATTTTCATCAATTATAATATCGTTCAAGTGGGAAACCGTAAAGAATATCCCTAATGTTTTAAAAACCGCTTTTATGAGCAAAGAAGAATCGAAAATCGACATCATCAGAATGTTTATAGATTTATCAAAACAAGCAAGAAGGGAAGGCCTTTTATCTCTGGAAAATGAAATTGATAAAATAAATGACAATTACATAAAGTCTGGAGTACAGATGATAATTGATGGATTTGAAGAAGATTCGATACAAAAGACTATGGAGCTTGCAATGGATAAAACAGAGGAAAGGCACAAAAAATATGTTCAAGTATTCAGAATGTGGGCAAACCTTGCTCCGTCATATGGCATGTTGGGAACATTCATCGGGCTCATTTTGATGATGGCAAACTTTAAAGATATGAGCAGGTTTAGTTCGGCATTTGCAACAGTGCTTGTAACTTCGTTTTATGGAGCAGTTTTATCAAACCTTGTGTTTGCCCCGCTTGCAAACAAGCTTGATATTAAGAATTCAGATGAATTAAACAAAATGGAGTTGGTGCTTGAAGGTATTATGGACATACACTCGGGCGTAAATCCGAGAATCATGGAAGAAAATTTGAAGACATTTTTATCAGCTAAAGAAAAGAAAGAATATGAGCTAAGCAATGGCCAGAGGAATCAGGAAGAAGCGGTGATTAGAAATGCGGCATAA
- a CDS encoding OmpA family protein: MRHKKRKGLETPAENWLVSYADMMTLLLYLFVILYAMAVLNQGKVKQTLESFYNTFSSGTRISLFDTSDIGGVPMSGTQSDNGSPTYDQVDKYVKDSNLEGKVSVKKQSNGISLELQEKILFDPGSATIKPENIGVLDKISVLLKSLPNNIIVEGYTDNRPINSGYYQSNWELSSDRAVKILRYFTDEKGLKPEKFQVAGYGEYKPIADNNTPEGRQKNRRVDIIIVENNKDNGQ; the protein is encoded by the coding sequence ATGCGGCATAAAAAGAGAAAAGGCTTGGAGACTCCTGCTGAGAATTGGCTTGTTTCATATGCAGATATGATGACATTGTTGTTGTATCTTTTTGTTATTCTTTATGCTATGGCAGTATTAAATCAAGGTAAAGTCAAACAAACTCTCGAGTCTTTTTATAATACATTTAGCAGCGGCACCAGGATAAGTCTATTCGATACATCGGATATCGGAGGAGTGCCCATGAGCGGTACGCAGTCAGACAATGGCAGTCCAACTTATGACCAGGTTGACAAATATGTAAAGGATAGTAATCTTGAAGGCAAAGTAAGTGTTAAGAAGCAGAGCAATGGAATTTCCCTTGAACTTCAGGAAAAAATATTGTTTGACCCGGGAAGTGCCACAATAAAACCGGAAAATATAGGAGTGCTTGATAAAATAAGCGTGCTTTTAAAAAGCTTGCCGAACAACATAATTGTCGAAGGTTATACGGATAATAGACCTATAAATTCGGGATATTATCAATCAAACTGGGAACTATCGTCCGACCGTGCCGTAAAGATATTAAGATATTTTACGGATGAGAAGGGATTAAAACCGGAAAAATTTCAAGTGGCAGGATACGGGGAATATAAGCCTATCGCGGATAACAATACTCCTGAGGGAAGACAAAAGAACAGGAGAGTCGATATAATTATTGTTGAAAATAATAAAGATAACGGGCAATGA